In Spirosoma pollinicola, the genomic window CATCAAACAACTGCTGGACGACGAGGAAATTACGTATTGAGGCCTAGATCACCCTTCTCAATACCGCCACACTCTGCTCCAACTCATCTTCCGAACTCGACGCAAAGCCAAGCCGTGTTCCGTTCAACTGCTGGCCGGGTGGGTTATGAAAAAGCCCATTTGCTAGTGTCAACCCCTCCTGAGCAGCCCGTTGTGCCATTGCTTCCATATTTAGTTTAGGGTCGAAGCGTGCCCAAACGGCCAATCCGCCATCGGGCTTATTGAACTGAACAGCATCCGGCAGTTCGCTGGTTAGCAACGCGCAAAAGTGATCGCGTCGAGCGTGGTACGTACGTAATGTTTTTCGAAAGTGCCGTTTCATGTCGCCGGTTTTGAACAACTGCCCAATGGCAAATTCGAGCATGGGGTCGCCCTGCCGGTCAATGATACGCCGGAGTCGGGCCAGTTCATCAATCAACGCCGTTGGGCCAACCACGTAGCCAACCCGAAAGGCAGGTGCCACCGACTTTGTCAGCGAGCCAACATAGACGACCATACCTTGCCGGTCGGCGCTGGCAAGCGGTAAAATTGGTCGGCTGAGGTAATGAAAATCGTAATCGTAGTCATCTTCCAGTATAGCAAATCCATATTGTTCAGCCAGTTGCAACAGTCGAACCCGTCGGCCGGGCTGGAGTGTTACAGTCGTTGGGTAATGGTGATGGGGCGTAACGAAAACCATTCGTATCGGCTGATTTTCGCAATAAATGGCCAGTTGGTCTATATCGAGACCATGTTCATCAACAGGCACGGATAACACAGTAGCGCCCGTTTTCCGGAAATTCATAGTTGCTCCCGCCCAGGTAGTTTCGCCCGTTACGACGACATCGCCCGGCCGCAGCAGCACCTGACTGGCGAGGTGCAGGCCCATGATACTGCCCCGCGTAATAAGTACATTCTCGGGTGTTGTTTGCAGGCCACGGGTTTCGTTCAGGTAAATGGACAGTTGCTCACGCAGTAAGGGATGCCCTTTTGTATCGCCATAGCCAAAGTGTTTCTGCGGATTTCCCCAGCGAAAATACGAGCGGTAGGCCCGGCTTAACTCGTCCATCGGTGCCAGTCGACTATCTGGAAAACCATCATCTAACCGCAACCCATCCTGATTTGTCAGCACAGGCCGGGCCAGAAAATCAAGGCGCTCAAAGGCGTAGCCCGGCTGTTCAGTTGTGCCCCTATTTCGATCTGAAGCGGCCTGACTATTCTTTACAATCAACCTCTGTGGCTTGACTTCCGGAAAATAATCAGCTACATACGTGCCGCTCCCCGACCGGCTTTCGAGCCACCCCTGGGCAACGCCTTCATCATACGAAGCAACAATTGTTTGCCTGTTTAGATCAAGCAATTCGGCAAGCTGGCGTGTACCGGGCAATCGTTGCCCCGGCGTCAATGTACCCGCCCGGATAAGCTGCCCAAGTTGATTACTTAGCTGAACGAAAACAGGCACAGGCAACGATCTATCCAGATGGATCAAGGTTTTAAAGGGAAGCATAACCGGACTAGTCAGTTTATAGGAACTGGATGATTTACATAGTCCACTAAAGCAAGACATTTGCAGTATAAAAAGCAAATGATTCTATGCAAACCAGCCGCACAACACCCAGCCGTTTAGCAAAACGTGCGCATTACGACGAAGCCACCATTCACCCAATTCTGGACGAAGCTTTGTTCTGTACCGTCAGTTATGTCATTGACGGCCAGCCGATGGCTATTCCAACAGCCTATGTCCGAAAAGGCGACAAGCTTTACATTCATGGGTCGGTGGGCAGTCATTTTATTCGATCTATTGAGCAGGGGAATCCTGTCTGTATTTCGGTTATGCTGACAGACGGGCTGGTGCTGGCAAAATCGGCTTTTCATCATTCGGTCAACTATCGCTCGGTGGTGATTTTCGCAAAGGCCGAAAAAGTAACCGACGAAGCTGAACGAATGGAAGCACTGGCCCTGATAACGGATCATCTTATACCCGGCCGCTGGAACGACCTTCGGCCAACTACCAACAGCGAAATGCGGAAAACAACGGTTCTTGCCTTTTCGCTGGACGAAGCCTCCGCCAAAGTTCGCACAGGTGGGCCAGGTGACGAACCCGAAGATGAAAACCTGCCAACCTGGGCGGGAGTAATTCCAATGCAAACCGTGCGACTGACACCGGTTCCGGCGCAGAATAGCCTGGAAACAGCACTGCCCGATTATTTACAATAGTTCCTAACTATTCAAAT contains:
- a CDS encoding pyridoxamine 5'-phosphate oxidase family protein, which codes for MQTSRTTPSRLAKRAHYDEATIHPILDEALFCTVSYVIDGQPMAIPTAYVRKGDKLYIHGSVGSHFIRSIEQGNPVCISVMLTDGLVLAKSAFHHSVNYRSVVIFAKAEKVTDEAERMEALALITDHLIPGRWNDLRPTTNSEMRKTTVLAFSLDEASAKVRTGGPGDEPEDENLPTWAGVIPMQTVRLTPVPAQNSLETALPDYLQ
- a CDS encoding aminotransferase-like domain-containing protein, which encodes MLPFKTLIHLDRSLPVPVFVQLSNQLGQLIRAGTLTPGQRLPGTRQLAELLDLNRQTIVASYDEGVAQGWLESRSGSGTYVADYFPEVKPQRLIVKNSQAASDRNRGTTEQPGYAFERLDFLARPVLTNQDGLRLDDGFPDSRLAPMDELSRAYRSYFRWGNPQKHFGYGDTKGHPLLREQLSIYLNETRGLQTTPENVLITRGSIMGLHLASQVLLRPGDVVVTGETTWAGATMNFRKTGATVLSVPVDEHGLDIDQLAIYCENQPIRMVFVTPHHHYPTTVTLQPGRRVRLLQLAEQYGFAILEDDYDYDFHYLSRPILPLASADRQGMVVYVGSLTKSVAPAFRVGYVVGPTALIDELARLRRIIDRQGDPMLEFAIGQLFKTGDMKRHFRKTLRTYHARRDHFCALLTSELPDAVQFNKPDGGLAVWARFDPKLNMEAMAQRAAQEGLTLANGLFHNPPGQQLNGTRLGFASSSEDELEQSVAVLRRVI